The Zalophus californianus isolate mZalCal1 chromosome 8, mZalCal1.pri.v2, whole genome shotgun sequence genome has a segment encoding these proteins:
- the SF3B6 gene encoding splicing factor 3B subunit 6 produces MAMQAAKRANIRLPPEVNRILYIRNLPYKITAEEMYDIFGKYGPIRQIRVGNTPETRGTAYVVYEDIFDAKNACDHLSGFNVCNRYLVVLYYNANRAFQKMDTKKKEEQLKLLKEKYGINTDPPK; encoded by the exons ATGGCGATGCAAGCGGCCAAGAGGGCGAAC ATTCGACTTCCACCTGAAGTAAATCGGATTTTGTATATAAGAAATTTGCCATACAAAATCACAGCTGAAGAAATGTATGATATATTTGGGAAGTATGGACCTATTCGTCAAATCCGAGT GGGGAACACACCCGAAACTAGAGGAACAGCTTATGTGGTCTATGAAGACATCTTTGATGCCAAGAACGCATGTGATCACCTTTCAGGATTCAATGTTTGTAACAGATACCTGGTGGTTTTGTACTATAATGCCAACCGG GCATTTCAGAAGATGGacacaaaaaagaaggaagagcagtTGAAGCTTCTCAAGGAGAAATATGGCATCAACACAGATCCACCAAAATAA
- the TP53I3 gene encoding quinone oxidoreductase PIG3 isoform X1 — translation MSSENMLAVHFDEPGGPEKLYLTEVAKPSPVEGEVLLKVSASALNRADLLQRQGQYAPPPGASSILGLEASGHIAELGPACGGHWKIGDPAMVLLPGGGQAQYVTVPAEFLMPIPAGLTLSQAAAIPEAWLTAFQLLHLLGNVQAGDFVLIHAGSSGVGTAAIQLARMAGAIPLVTAGSQHKLQMAEKLGAAAGFNYKEEDFSEAALKFTKGAGVNLILDCIGGSYWEKNVSCLALDGRWILYGLMGGTDVSGPLFSKLLFKRGSLITTLLRSRDKKYKQRLVEAFTKQILPHFSTESPQRLLPVLDRVYPAAAIQEAHAYMESNKNVGKIVLELPQ, via the exons A TGTCCTCAGAGAACATGTTAGCTGTGCACTTCGACGAGCCGGGAGGACCAGAAAAGCTTTACTTGACGGAGGTAGCCAAGCCCAGCCCAGTAGAGGGTGAAGTCCTCCTGAAGGTGTCGGCCAGCGCCCTGAACCGGGCCGACTTACTCCAG AGACAAGGCCAGtatgccccacccccaggagccAGCAGCATTTTGGGACTGGAAGCATCTGGACACATAGCAGAGCTGGGGCCTGCCTGCGGGGGGCACTGGAAGATTGGGGACCCAGCCATGGTTCTGCTGCCCGGCGGGGGACAGGCTCAGTATGTCACTGTCCCTGCAGAGTTCCTCATGCCCATCCCAGCAGGACTGACCCTGTCCCAGGCTGCAGCCATCCCGGAGGCCTGGCTTACCGCCTTCCAGCTGTTACATCTCTTGG GAAACGTTCAGGCTGGAGACTTCGTGCTAATACATGCAGGATCAAGTGGTGTGGGCACAGCTGCCATCCAGCTCGCCCGCATGGCTGGAGCTATTCCTCTAGTCACAGCTGGCTCCCAGCACAAGCTTCAGATGGCAGAAAAGCTTGGAGCAGCTGCAGGATTCAATTACAAAGAAGAGGATTTTTCTGAAGCAGCACTGAAATTCACCAAAG GTGCTGGAGTCAACCTTATTCTAGACTGCATAGGTGGATCCTACTGGGAGAAAAACGTCAGCTGCCTGGCTCTTGACGGTCGCTGGATTCTCTATGGTCTGATGGGAGGAACTGATGTCAGTGGACCTCTATTTTCAAAGCTACTTTTTAAACGAGGAAGTCTGATCACCACTCTGCTGAGATCTAGGGACAAAAAG TACAAGCAAAGGCTGGTGGAGGCTTTCACAAAACAGATCCTGCCCCACTTCTCCACGGAGAGCCCCCAACGTCTACTGCCGGTGTTGGACAGAGTCTACCCCGCGGCTGCAATTCAGGAGGCCCATGCATACATGGAGAGTAACAAGAACGTGGGCAAAATCGTCCTGGAACTACCGCAATGA
- the TP53I3 gene encoding quinone oxidoreductase PIG3 isoform X2, translating to MLAVHFDEPGGPEKLYLTEVAKPSPVEGEVLLKVSASALNRADLLQRQGQYAPPPGASSILGLEASGHIAELGPACGGHWKIGDPAMVLLPGGGQAQYVTVPAEFLMPIPAGLTLSQAAAIPEAWLTAFQLLHLLGNVQAGDFVLIHAGSSGVGTAAIQLARMAGAIPLVTAGSQHKLQMAEKLGAAAGFNYKEEDFSEAALKFTKGAGVNLILDCIGGSYWEKNVSCLALDGRWILYGLMGGTDVSGPLFSKLLFKRGSLITTLLRSRDKKYKQRLVEAFTKQILPHFSTESPQRLLPVLDRVYPAAAIQEAHAYMESNKNVGKIVLELPQ from the exons ATGTTAGCTGTGCACTTCGACGAGCCGGGAGGACCAGAAAAGCTTTACTTGACGGAGGTAGCCAAGCCCAGCCCAGTAGAGGGTGAAGTCCTCCTGAAGGTGTCGGCCAGCGCCCTGAACCGGGCCGACTTACTCCAG AGACAAGGCCAGtatgccccacccccaggagccAGCAGCATTTTGGGACTGGAAGCATCTGGACACATAGCAGAGCTGGGGCCTGCCTGCGGGGGGCACTGGAAGATTGGGGACCCAGCCATGGTTCTGCTGCCCGGCGGGGGACAGGCTCAGTATGTCACTGTCCCTGCAGAGTTCCTCATGCCCATCCCAGCAGGACTGACCCTGTCCCAGGCTGCAGCCATCCCGGAGGCCTGGCTTACCGCCTTCCAGCTGTTACATCTCTTGG GAAACGTTCAGGCTGGAGACTTCGTGCTAATACATGCAGGATCAAGTGGTGTGGGCACAGCTGCCATCCAGCTCGCCCGCATGGCTGGAGCTATTCCTCTAGTCACAGCTGGCTCCCAGCACAAGCTTCAGATGGCAGAAAAGCTTGGAGCAGCTGCAGGATTCAATTACAAAGAAGAGGATTTTTCTGAAGCAGCACTGAAATTCACCAAAG GTGCTGGAGTCAACCTTATTCTAGACTGCATAGGTGGATCCTACTGGGAGAAAAACGTCAGCTGCCTGGCTCTTGACGGTCGCTGGATTCTCTATGGTCTGATGGGAGGAACTGATGTCAGTGGACCTCTATTTTCAAAGCTACTTTTTAAACGAGGAAGTCTGATCACCACTCTGCTGAGATCTAGGGACAAAAAG TACAAGCAAAGGCTGGTGGAGGCTTTCACAAAACAGATCCTGCCCCACTTCTCCACGGAGAGCCCCCAACGTCTACTGCCGGTGTTGGACAGAGTCTACCCCGCGGCTGCAATTCAGGAGGCCCATGCATACATGGAGAGTAACAAGAACGTGGGCAAAATCGTCCTGGAACTACCGCAATGA